The genomic DNA ACCTCAACAAACACTTTAAGGacagtacagagagagagaaacaggaaatGACAATTTATCGTCATCCCTGCTTCTAACAATCATTATATTACTCTTCAGAATTGAACTTAATATCAAAGTCTGAGCCATATTGGGAGCAGACCCTTAGTAGCTGCTGAAGGCCAGCACTATATGGACAGAGAATGACCAAGTCATCTGGTGCACATCAGGTGGTTTACAATGGTGTCCCCAACCATACAACCTGTTCCACAATTGTTTAGCAACTTTGATAGATCATCcatataaatattaaaagaaaaggagacaaaatgCTTCCCTGCCTAACTCCATTGTTTACATTAAATGGGGCAGACATAGAGTTACCCCATTTCACATACATTGACTGATGAGCATACCAAAAGCCAAGATTCTCACCAAATATTTGGGAGTCCCTCTGCTGTGCAATTTGTAAAATAACTTCTCATGATTCACACGATCAAAGGCTTTAGAGGCatcaataaaacacataaaaattgTGGAGTTATGCCTGTTATACAAATCTAAACCTCCTTTAAGGCAAAATACACATATCCGTGCCATGTTTAGGTTTAAAACCAAACTGGTTGTCAGAGGTCAGGACAGACCGTTCCAGCCTATTCAGTATAGTCCTCTCCAAGACCTTGGATAAAATACTGGCCAAAGCTATAGGCCTGTAATTATCCAAGCTGTTAATCTTACCAgctttgtttttaatgatagGCACTAATGTGACAGGTAAAATAGAATCAGGTAAAATGCCATGGACTAacaacccagaaaaacaaaaagcaattaGGGGACAAAGTTTTCTACTAGCAAATTTTAAATGCTCTGCAGATATCTTATCCATACCGCATGCCTTATTATCTTTTAGCATCATAATTGCATCATATATTTCTTGAGGGAGAACTGTCGCATCTTCATTACCATCAATGTTACCCACTGTAAAGGATTTacttttaacacagttaaacagCTCATAGTAATGTTTCTGCCACAACTGAGTAATGTTTTCTGAGCCACTAACACCATCAATATTCGTTGGTAACGATGTTTTACAATTATTCATTCTTTTGATTTCTTTCCAGAAATCAATAGGACTATTGTTTCGCAGCTTCTTTGCAAGAGAGTCAGACCTCATTGCATTTTCATTCCTCTTAATGAAACGTAGAGCATATTTAAACTTTGCATTTCATGCATATCATCATGttatccattgatttcaacaatgtaattgtattctaaataccaactttttaaaaattgtaactgtaacggaatacagttactcatttGTATTCGGAATACGTAACGCcggtacatgtattccgttactccccaacactgtttttacagtttttgctaaaattgacattttcagaaagtaatgctTTGGCCTAAAACTAAATGTGCTCGCTGTCCTTTGAGGTACTCAAAAAATGATCATATACAAAAGGTGGTATATACTGAAGGAATTAGTTACTGCTACCAGGCTGATATTCTCAgtgcattttgtttatttaaatatttaaccaTATATCCCTTATTTTAAGAAAGACACCTTCAACATCCCCACTGACAATCAGACTGGTTAACTCAAacgcagtgtttttttttctcccaggaGGGATTATGTAGCTGAGCAGCAAGAAACAAGGCCCGTCATTGTTGCTCTTTTTTCTTGCACAGAGATCTCATTCAGATGGTGATGCAGCGATTTTCTTCAAGGTTGTCACATTCCGCTGGTACGAGAATCTTTATATTATAGTAAAATCAGAAGTGACTAAATAGTTGCTGTAAGCATTTTTTCCGGTAAACGTGGTGTAAGACAACACTTTCCTCCAGAAGTCATACTGTACATAATTATTTTGTTAACTGGTGTCAACGACTTGACAGGTGCTTaggtttttaaaaaatttttcaTAAAGAATACAGATGTTTTTCCCATTCGACAACAATTACAGTTGAAAAATACGAGTGTATTCCAATTTGCAAGTGCAGTTTGAAGGTAAATGATGCCACCTTAAGCTGACTCCACCTTCAGTCGTCTAAGCTGCATAAAGAAGGTAGAATcagtttctccctctctctttctctctcactaaAAGTCTTATGCAGGACGTTGAGCCAACAGGATCCGATATCGCCTTCATCTCAGGAGGGTTGAGCCTGCGGACACAGAAGGCCCTTCTATCCCACGGCGCTCTGGAAGAGAGTCTTGTTCAACTCCTTCATCCCCAGCTAACTATGTACTCTGCAGGCTTGGAGATCCTTGGGATGACCCTGGCCGTGGCCGGCTGGCTGGGGGTGATGGTGGCCTGCGGCTTGCCCATGTGGCGGGTGGCTGCGTTCATCGGTCAGAACATTGTCATCTCCCAGGTGATCTGGGAAGGCTTGTGGATGAACTGTTCAGTGCAGAGCACGGGTCAGATGCACTGCAAGGTGCACGACTCCATGCTGGGGCTGCCGGTGGACTTGCAAGCAGCTCGTGCCTTGGTCATCGTCTCCATGGTGCTGTGCATTGTGGGCATCGGTCTGTCAGTGGCTGGTGCCAAGTGCACCAACTGCAGCCGGGATGTGAGCAGTAAACCAAGGCTTGTGGTGGCTGCTGGGGTAACCTTCGTGGTGGctggactgctgctgctggtggctgTGTCCTGGACAGCGCACGCTATCGTGCTGGGCTTCTACGACCCGCTGCTGGAGGAAACGGGGAAGAGGGAGTTTGGTAATGCTCTGTACTTTGGCTGGGCTTCTTCCTGCCTCCTCATCCTAGGGGGAGCCTTGCTCTGTTGCTCCTGCCCACCCATAGCAGCTGCAGCACCGAGCGGTGGTGGCTCCGTGCCCCATCGGGTGGACTACTCGGCTGTCAAGATTATGTCAGTCAATGGATACCCCAGAAGAGACTATGTTTGAACATTGTGACATGTGGGCGCAGCTGATGATACCATGACTAGTGTTAGCAAATGTGTGCACAGCAGATGGAGGAGTGGTGGCATGGATGTTAATGCAGCATCATGGGCTTGGGCTTTAAGTATGAATCACTGATGCATGTTTCATAATCTGTTTTGTTATGACCATTTTTCTGTAGTGGTGGGCATCTTATATTgcttttaatattatatttcaaatatacatttacattttacttgtactttttttgtaacattaagATGACATCtgatattaaaaacacacaatgtttttgcagattattattatttactcaTTTTTCAAGCCTTCATAGCAGAGATGCAGTTTAGATTAAGGGTTGGGGGGGGGATTGATACAGTGTATTGAATGTGACATACATAATTCGCCTTTGTTGTTAAACGTAATATGTTATAGATGTAATTTACTGTCCTTAGTCACTTCATGTAAGTACGACTGTTCAGGGATCGCGGTCCCTTTAAATGTTCTGAATGCGCGTGAGACGTGGGAACCATGGGGGTTGGTTTTTCTAGTGAAGTGTATttcctataaaaaaataaatgacacgCATTCATGTGCTCAACGTGAGAAGTTGTCTCTTGCAATTTTCTGCAATTTCCACAACAGCATAGTATAgagatattttccgtggcaatcctgtatcaatacacagacagcaagtatcgatctattattatatatgtgtcgGTCAGTTTGTCTGATTGACagtcccattttgcagcaataaaattgaagtgggacgaacaaacagagaaatttatctttttagatagaacgtatgttgacaaagtttgcttttggggacatcatttgaaattgggaaaaatttgaagttgaaaaaaatttaataaattgtttaaaattgcaataatatggtatcgtgacataagtgttgtgatattgtatcgtgaggcctctggtgattcccaccacTAGTTTAGAGTCAGAAAATTGATGCTTAAATTTCCCCAGTATGTATAGTGTTCTTTTCTGTATAGTGTCCTCTAAACCAAtatgtttatttgcatgtggaaaataaaaaatgtgattacaaaaaaaatgcatgctTAAATGAAGTGTAACATAACTATGCCTGCATGAGTTCTTTGGTATGCAGAAACGGGGGCAGATGCCTGCTGTAGAGTTCAGCAGAGTCTGACCAATAAGAGCATGTCAAAGTGCATGCCAAAATGAGGTATTTAATTTCAATGTAAATGGAGAAAAGAAACAATGGGTGGCTTGTTTCAGAGGAGCACCTTATGCTTTTCTTCCATTGTAGTCTGTCCTCATTATGCGAGagtgaaactgagtcagagATAAAAGTCCCCTTCTGCCAGGGGATGTAACCTGCACTGTAACCGAGTCCACAAAGACCCTATTGATCAGATGGTTTGCAACAGTTTACTCCCCTGGTGGGATTCACTGTAATAAAAAGTGTATCTTATTGCTCAAAGAGTAGTTTGCAAGGTCTAAAAAtctaaatgacaaaacaaaagcaggTACTGTAGCAAAAATAACGCCTCTTTGGATTTGTTAGAAACACCTCAACAGTGGGCCTGCtgcattttgaaaaacaaaacaagttttacAAGCCTGGGCTACCCATCAAGCCTTGCTTTACTGTAcaacatttctacatttcttaCATGTCAATCTGTCTAACAGTGAAACCAACAGGTGAAAGCCTCCGTTTGAGACTTCTCAAAATCTTGTTAATTTCAAACCGTTTAAAACATATAATTACTACAATGTATCGACGACTTATATTATGCGATATACAAACTTGCATGGAAATTCAGTACTCCTGATTTACAAGCAATAGACAAGCAATGAAAGTATAAGAAACAAAAGGTACAGGTTGAAAACCTGTCTTGCTTTCTTAACCTGCTTTGGCTTAAGGAGTGAGGTTAATGATCTCCTGAAAACTTCTTTTGAATGACCACAGACCCTACTGGCAGgattgtgtgactgtgtgacaCTTATTGGTAGTGTTTTGATCCTTACAGGCCCATTTCCTGGTAAAACTAATGGAGGTCAGCGTGTGTGTGAGGAGGGTTGTTTTCTGTGGCACGTGCAAAAGTTAAATTGAGGTTGAAACTCCTGATGCACTACAACCTTCAGAGCAAGAACACTGATAAGACCCTTGAGCACACGCACAAAGACAATTGCTTCCAACACACTGGCCCATGCGCTCTTtgtagtagggttgggtacctttcgcatctgaaccaataccacTACCGATACCGGTACCTGGAATTCGGTTCCGGTACCCAACAGTACctttttcggtactttccctctgtaattacaaaaaaaaaaaaaaaaatttatatatatatatatatatatatatatatatatatattttttttttttttttcccaaactaaaattccaaacctatttacttagaacattatttaaacaaaaacaaaaataaaacccctccctctctcctcccaaacacgtccctacaacctattaaattgaataattatacatttcttactcactaacttttattgttgtatttgtatattatattttagcttttttaattgctctttaatgattaatgtaaagcactttgaattgccttgttgctgaaaggtgctgtagaaataaagtcagtccccagggcaccgAAACCATCGTTGTGCCTGCTCCTGTCATAGGAAGTGTaatgtcaacagcaccgcggccgctttcggctcgccattaatatatCACGGTGAAAGGTGTCTGCGGGAAGTTTTGAAAagctgtaaccacacttgaaaccagtttatcggcatcgccgtgactctctgtgacttcaacaaaactgcagagccgacatTGCTCTGTCCGCCTCTCtgcacgtgcgtgtgtgtgtcggacctctgctctctgtcaacatggacaggacagataagcttgcgcttactctCAGGTACCAAAActtggcaccgtttgattttacgtgaaccaatactctgtagtaccgacgtgattcggtcggtaccggtaaaagtaccgggttcggtacccaaccctactttgTAGTGCTGGTCCTTGCAATTATCTCTAGAAACACGTCTATGTCCTGAGAGAACTTCATGTGCTATCCATAAATGATATTCCTGTGTGCCTTCCACATgcagatactgtatgtttaaaggGGGTTTCTTTTGTTTGCATTGCAGTTCCCGCAGGTGGTCTCAGTTATTAACTTCCCATGGTAACCTATGCAGAATCACATAGTAGCACACACTCCAACATTGTTACCTAATATGTCATCCTCGTGGGGTTTCTCATTGAAACAAAGAAGTGCTAATCTGATATCTGAAGAGCTTTTTTGTATCGAGAGAAAACAGGGCTTGCTACATTGCACGCGGAACATATGTGAAGCGGATGTTCCAACACTACGCTTCCACTATAATCAATGAAACTGGTTACAACGGGCATGAGAGCAGCGCATAAGTGGTGCGTGTGCTTCGCGGGGATCTGCTTGTCAAGCGTAAAATAGGACATTTATTCTAATAGGtcttctatttatattttttatgtgaGGTGTGTGCAGCCgttttacacagaaatggatcataaTCTGTCTATATTGCAACTATCAATAGACAGGAGACGACTTAACTCAATGAGCATATTGGCAGTTTGGTTTTGGGAGTTCCTGTTTTAATGTCTTGTTTCCCTCACTTGCATCATTGGATAACAGCTGACCGTAAATTGACCTTTCACAGTGCTGTGCTGGCTCCACaaactgaagaaacaacaaTCCCGCTCTCAGTCTCGCCTGTGATTCACACATTCTTAGGccgtgtgtgtgcagcaggtgTATAAACAGTCCCTCCAacctgatttctttttttttagattgttgcgtcccaaaatgcctgattttgcgggagcttttaTAAAATATTGCGATTAAAGTTGCAaagtcttttgtatgtttgttgcaatgaagttgcgggagacagtgaaagttgcaaaaaaagttgtgatttttttttgttgtatagttctttaaaaataaaaaggaaacttgttttggggaaaaTAAAACTATCCctggctgagttttcctagtaaccttaccaaaaaggctcaggatgctgcaaatgttggtataatatgaaaatggctggtggatttaagacaaaaaaattataattcagCTTCAGCGACTTTATAGTGAAAAAGCGTTACAGCGTACatagatgttaaaatgtatacaggttggcaggacggtctgaaaaaaaaaaagacaactaaaaaaacatttcttattAACCTATATCTAATATAAAACTGTTCTTTCATGGACTACTGGGATGTATGTGTATGATTAGATGTTTATGTAATGTTATGTATGTACTGGTGCGCTTTTTGCGTGCATTTACTCATCATCTGGATACAGATGGTAACTGTGTATTCTATCGTCTGTACCTTTTCATGAATTATGGGCCCCCACCTATAAGCTTTTCTAGCTTCTTTGGGGGACCCATTCACTCTACCCAATTGATCTTGTACCCCAACTGTACTATTGTAATGTTTGAAGTggtattgtaaataaaaaaataaataaaataaatgttttgcatggtctttcgctgtacgttttgttggtaaatgtgagatgtttgagtctcgtcttcatatcggaaacaagctctctctcacacacgtgggactgctgggattggttgaagtcacgGGAAACTCTGGTTATTGGGCAAATTTGCGGAAaggttgcggtgattggtcaaaattgcgagtcgcaccaaagTCACGGTGATTAAAAGATACATTCCGCAGCACATCCGCTCTGCGAATGGTCCGCATATGTTCCGCGTTCAATGTTCAACATTCTGGGTGTCATCTCTAACAAAATGTTTGCAACAACTTTTGTATAACTCATCTAATCTCAATGTATTGGACCTCTAGTTGGCATAATTGCTGATAACATACACTTGAAATCTCTCCCACACACCcagcttaaaaaaacattttaaatatgctgTTAAATGATGATGGTTACAGTAAATAGAAACGTGCAGGCCTTCCATGGAACTAGAGATGATGGTTTTATCAAATTC from Perca fluviatilis chromosome 2, GENO_Pfluv_1.0, whole genome shotgun sequence includes the following:
- the LOC120553742 gene encoding claudin-4; amino-acid sequence: MYSAGLEILGMTLAVAGWLGVMVACGLPMWRVAAFIGQNIVISQVIWEGLWMNCSVQSTGQMHCKVHDSMLGLPVDLQAARALVIVSMVLCIVGIGLSVAGAKCTNCSRDVSSKPRLVVAAGVTFVVAGLLLLVAVSWTAHAIVLGFYDPLLEETGKREFGNALYFGWASSCLLILGGALLCCSCPPIAAAAPSGGGSVPHRVDYSAVKIMSVNGYPRRDYV